In the Paraflavitalea devenefica genome, one interval contains:
- a CDS encoding GNAT family N-acetyltransferase, translating into MNYSVYIRPLVIQDALVSYQWRNNPRIWRFTGARPDKYITPEIETAWLMEVLQRENERRFAICLQGDNRYIGNIFLTDILDREGQMHIFIGEMEYWGKRRAYEAICLIFDHGFNELMLDTIYVQINSRNAAAIILGQSVGFRKISEYYDTNKEMMLEKMIFTRHMYDLQAHRDNANKEADQL; encoded by the coding sequence ATGAACTACTCAGTGTACATACGACCCCTCGTCATTCAGGATGCACTGGTGTCCTACCAATGGCGTAATAACCCCCGGATATGGCGGTTTACCGGCGCAAGACCCGATAAATACATTACCCCCGAAATAGAAACTGCCTGGCTTATGGAGGTGCTTCAGCGGGAGAACGAAAGGCGGTTTGCGATATGCCTGCAAGGAGATAATAGATACATAGGGAACATTTTCCTGACGGACATCCTCGACAGGGAAGGGCAAATGCACATTTTTATCGGTGAAATGGAGTACTGGGGCAAACGAAGGGCTTACGAGGCCATCTGTTTAATATTTGACCATGGGTTTAATGAATTAATGCTGGATACGATCTACGTACAGATCAACTCCAGGAATGCTGCGGCGATCATATTGGGTCAATCAGTTGGCTTCCGGAAGATATCAGAGTACTACGATACCAATAAAGAAATGATGCTGGAGAAAATGATCTTTACACGGCACATGTATGATTTGCAGGCCCACCGGGATAATGCCAACAAAGAAGCGGACCAGCTTTAA
- a CDS encoding glycosyltransferase family 2 protein, with amino-acid sequence MTRPLVSVCIITFNHENYIRQCLEGVVMQQTDFPFEVVIGEDCSTDNTRRIVAEFEARYPGIIKPVYHTANVGGARNGYEFCYPRLTGKYIAICEGDDYWTDNCKLQKQVDFLERHPAYVMCFHRVQSVDENDKLLNGQEALNSIASYDPREIFHISIPTLSVVFRKCFEVIPPEMFKAKSGDTFLFGLLSGYGKAADLGFVGARYRKHSGGVYSPKKLVDQFKQTIETRKLMKQCSLFAKEQKTEIHKEIRKRKILYIKYFIKKYELLNSFKIFIA; translated from the coding sequence ATGACAAGGCCATTGGTCTCGGTATGTATTATCACGTTCAACCACGAAAATTACATCAGGCAGTGCCTGGAAGGGGTGGTAATGCAACAAACCGATTTTCCCTTTGAAGTGGTCATTGGGGAGGATTGCTCTACCGACAATACCCGGCGTATTGTTGCGGAATTTGAAGCCAGGTATCCAGGCATCATCAAGCCGGTATACCATACAGCCAACGTGGGAGGCGCCAGGAATGGGTACGAGTTTTGTTATCCCCGGTTAACCGGTAAGTATATAGCTATATGTGAAGGAGATGATTACTGGACCGACAACTGCAAATTGCAGAAACAGGTTGACTTCCTGGAACGGCATCCGGCGTATGTAATGTGTTTCCACCGCGTACAAAGCGTGGATGAAAATGATAAGCTGCTCAATGGACAGGAAGCATTGAACAGTATAGCCTCTTACGATCCACGGGAAATCTTTCATATCAGTATTCCCACCCTGTCTGTGGTATTCAGGAAATGCTTTGAGGTGATACCCCCTGAGATGTTCAAAGCAAAAAGCGGCGACACTTTCCTGTTTGGTTTGCTGTCGGGATATGGAAAGGCGGCCGACCTGGGATTTGTCGGTGCCAGGTACCGTAAGCACAGTGGCGGTGTATACAGTCCTAAAAAACTGGTGGACCAGTTTAAACAGACTATTGAAACGAGGAAATTGATGAAACAGTGCTCCCTATTTGCCAAAGAGCAAAAAACAGAAATTCACAAGGAGATCAGGAAGAGGAAAATATTGTACATCAAGTATTTTATTAAAAAGTACGAACTGCTGAATTCCTTTAAAATATTTATAGCATAG
- a CDS encoding WbqC family protein encodes MQPYFFPYIAYYQMVKAVDRFVFYDDVNYIKGGWINRNRILINGIPSYINVIMKNASPFKHIDEIIVNDRIQWKDKLLKSIRLNYAKAPFLKEVFPLVASVVYIKSNRLVDYSRKSIEEVMAYLEIKKDFVESSKIYNNAHLKSIERILDICRQSNSTEYINLIGGRSLYNKELFKEHGVDLFFIDSGIVTYPQFKRYFVPHLSIIDVLMFNPKEQVINMLDKYRLA; translated from the coding sequence ATGCAACCCTATTTTTTCCCTTATATCGCCTATTACCAAATGGTAAAGGCTGTTGACAGGTTCGTTTTTTATGATGATGTCAATTATATCAAGGGGGGATGGATCAATCGTAACCGTATTTTAATAAACGGTATTCCTTCCTATATCAATGTAATAATGAAAAATGCCAGTCCCTTTAAGCATATCGATGAAATAATAGTAAATGACAGGATCCAATGGAAGGACAAATTACTGAAGTCGATACGATTGAACTATGCGAAGGCGCCCTTCTTAAAAGAGGTATTCCCGTTGGTAGCCTCTGTTGTGTATATTAAAAGTAACAGACTGGTAGATTATTCGAGAAAGAGTATTGAAGAAGTAATGGCTTATCTTGAAATTAAAAAAGATTTTGTGGAGAGCTCAAAAATATACAATAACGCTCACCTTAAATCAATAGAAAGAATACTGGATATCTGCAGGCAGAGTAACTCAACAGAATATATAAACCTTATCGGCGGAAGAAGCTTGTACAACAAAGAACTGTTCAAAGAACATGGGGTTGATCTCTTTTTTATTGATAGCGGAATTGTTACTTATCCTCAGTTTAAGAGATACTTTGTTCCTCATCTTTCAATAATAGACGTCTTGATGTTTAATCCCAAAGAACAGGTTATTAATATGCTGGATAAGTATCGGTTGGCCTAA
- a CDS encoding phytanoyl-CoA dioxygenase family protein: MMPITDFLTAIKENGWVHFKQCLEPAFVDELNSALVTTYEICRNIQLRNGLAGNTDGTVHHVLGQQPVFLQFIKRLELHDYIKSFFSVPYILNSFGGVINLPHKASYVCNMHRDIRTFYNIPMMMNMLVMLDDFTLENGATYFLSGSNKYDERPDEIYFYEHADRAIGKAGDIILFDSLVWHAAGKNTTDKARRALTLTFSRPFMKQQLDYPRLIGYDRNNDEEFSEEVRQVIGYNARVPVDLDEWYQPPAKRFYKPGQG, encoded by the coding sequence ATGATGCCGATAACAGATTTTCTTACTGCTATTAAAGAAAATGGCTGGGTACACTTTAAACAATGTCTCGAACCCGCTTTTGTAGACGAACTAAACAGCGCACTGGTAACAACCTATGAGATCTGCCGGAATATACAGCTTAGAAATGGGCTGGCCGGGAATACAGATGGTACTGTACATCATGTGCTTGGTCAACAACCGGTCTTTCTGCAATTTATTAAAAGGCTGGAGTTACATGATTATATAAAATCGTTTTTTAGTGTTCCTTATATCCTGAATTCTTTTGGAGGGGTTATTAATTTGCCGCATAAAGCTTCCTACGTATGCAACATGCACCGCGATATCCGCACCTTTTATAATATTCCCATGATGATGAACATGCTGGTGATGCTGGATGATTTTACATTGGAAAATGGGGCAACCTATTTTTTGTCAGGTTCTAACAAATACGATGAAAGACCTGATGAAATATATTTTTATGAGCATGCCGACAGGGCCATAGGGAAAGCCGGTGATATTATCCTGTTCGATTCACTGGTGTGGCATGCCGCTGGAAAAAATACAACCGATAAAGCTAGAAGGGCGCTTACACTCACCTTTTCCCGGCCTTTTATGAAGCAGCAACTCGATTACCCCCGCCTGATTGGCTACGACCGTAACAACGATGAGGAGTTTTCAGAAGAGGTGCGCCAGGTAATTGGCTATAATGCCCGGGTGCCGGTTGACCTGGATGAATGGTACCAACCTCCTGCCAAAAGATTTTATAAGCCAGGGCAGGGATAA
- a CDS encoding GNAT family N-acetyltransferase yields the protein MSFILREIRHDDLPLINRWRNDPEIISLLGNNFLYISRDVDDAWFEQYLQNRDKAKRFAIIEEANECMIGTTQLTGIHAINQSAEFSIAIGERRYWNKGAGQIASRLVLAHGFCDLNLYRIYLTVLVRNTRAIHLYEKIGFVREGVLRGSVYKQGVFEDQVIMSILKEEYFSSSAANLRQIPEPNASARIGLHHHL from the coding sequence ATGTCATTTATATTAAGAGAGATCCGTCATGACGACCTGCCATTGATCAACCGGTGGCGCAATGACCCGGAGATCATCAGCCTGCTGGGCAATAACTTCCTGTATATTTCACGCGATGTGGATGATGCCTGGTTTGAACAATACCTGCAGAACAGGGATAAGGCAAAACGTTTTGCCATTATAGAGGAGGCCAATGAATGTATGATAGGCACTACCCAATTAACCGGTATTCATGCCATCAATCAGTCCGCTGAATTTTCTATTGCCATTGGCGAAAGGAGATATTGGAATAAAGGGGCTGGACAGATCGCTTCCCGGCTGGTGCTTGCCCACGGCTTCTGCGACCTTAACCTGTACCGCATTTACCTTACTGTGCTGGTCAGGAATACAAGGGCCATCCATCTATACGAAAAGATCGGTTTTGTGCGGGAAGGGGTTTTAAGAGGATCTGTTTATAAGCAGGGCGTATTTGAAGACCAGGTGATCATGTCAATACTGAAAGAAGAGTATTTTTCATCCTCCGCAGCGAACCTGCGGCAAATACCTGAACCCAATGCCTCCGCTCGTATCGGTTTGCACCATCACCTATAA
- a CDS encoding glycosyltransferase family 2 protein — MPPLVSVCTITYNHEKYIGQCLEGLLMQKTSFPFEVVIGEDCSTDNTRNIIRSFEEKYPDIIRPIYHNRNVGAARNHFEYCFAKITSPYIAICDGDDYWTDPDKLQKQVDFLEQHPECVLCFHRINSVDQDNRIIQQQEPAEVPIFYSWKDILHISIPTLAVVFRNCIDRFPREIFEVKSGDTFLFGMLSRYGGAADLGFVGAHYRIHAGGTYSGKSQVEQYRQTIHTRKLMQRSAFFNREQAVEIRKEINRRKKRYIKHFIKKKQLANCLKIIFT, encoded by the coding sequence ATGCCTCCGCTCGTATCGGTTTGCACCATCACCTATAACCATGAGAAATACATTGGTCAGTGCCTGGAAGGGTTATTGATGCAAAAAACCAGCTTCCCTTTTGAGGTCGTGATCGGGGAGGATTGTTCTACTGATAATACCCGGAACATTATCCGGTCTTTTGAAGAAAAGTATCCGGACATTATCAGGCCCATCTATCACAACCGGAATGTAGGCGCTGCACGGAACCATTTTGAATATTGTTTTGCAAAGATCACCAGCCCGTACATTGCTATTTGTGATGGAGACGATTACTGGACGGATCCGGATAAATTACAGAAGCAGGTGGATTTCCTGGAACAGCATCCTGAATGTGTTTTGTGCTTTCACCGGATCAACTCGGTCGACCAGGATAACAGGATCATACAGCAGCAGGAACCGGCAGAAGTTCCCATTTTCTATAGCTGGAAGGATATTCTGCACATCAGTATCCCCACCCTGGCAGTCGTATTCAGGAACTGCATTGACCGGTTTCCCCGGGAAATATTCGAGGTAAAAAGCGGGGATACCTTTTTATTCGGCATGCTTTCCCGCTATGGCGGCGCGGCCGATCTGGGCTTTGTAGGCGCTCATTATCGCATACATGCGGGAGGCACCTATTCCGGTAAAAGCCAGGTAGAGCAATACCGGCAAACCATACATACGAGGAAACTCATGCAGCGCTCCGCCTTTTTCAACAGGGAGCAGGCTGTTGAGATCAGGAAAGAAATAAACAGGAGAAAAAAAAGGTACATCAAACATTTCATTAAGAAGAAACAGTTGGCCAATTGCCTGAAAATAATATTCACCTGA